A region from the Candidatus Eisenbacteria bacterium genome encodes:
- the rpsO gene encoding 30S ribosomal protein S15 produces MTLSKEQKQGIISKFKIHEGDSGSPEVQIALLTEKIQYLTEHFKTHKRDHASRRGLLRMVGQRRRLLDYLKATKVDRYRKVVKDLGLRR; encoded by the coding sequence GTGACGCTCTCCAAGGAGCAGAAGCAGGGGATCATCAGCAAGTTCAAGATTCACGAAGGGGACTCGGGTTCACCCGAGGTCCAGATCGCTCTCCTCACCGAGAAGATCCAGTACCTCACCGAGCACTTCAAGACCCACAAGCGCGACCACGCCTCACGGCGCGGACTGTTGCGCATGGTCGGGCAGCGTCGTCGCTTGCTCGACTACCTCAAGGCCACCAAGGTCGATCGCTATCGCAAGGTGGTGAAGGATCTCGGACTGCGTCGTTAA